A portion of the Canis lupus baileyi chromosome 38, mCanLup2.hap1, whole genome shotgun sequence genome contains these proteins:
- the BLACAT1 gene encoding bladder cancer associated transcript 1 — protein sequence MPQFTFACFCGLHGFCKMKRKKDEVHRERETAV from the coding sequence ATGCCCCAGTTCACTTTCGCCTGCTTCTGTGGCCTCCACGGCTTCTGcaagatgaagaggaagaaggacGAAGTTCACAGAGAGCGGGAAACGGCAGTGTGA